Part of the Deinococcus aquiradiocola genome is shown below.
GCTGGCTCACCAGGCCTGCCGGAAGGGCTACAGCGCGCAGTACGCGCAGACCGGCCGACTGTTGCAGGAACTGATCCTGGCGAAGGGGGACGGTCGCTATCTGAAGTTGCTGTCACAGCTCGCCAAAGTTCAGGTGTTGATCCTTGACGACTGGGGGCTCGACACCCCAACGGCGGAGGGCCGCCGAATTCTGCTCGAAATCCTGGATGACCGGTATGAGCGCGGCTCGACCATCATCACCAGCCAGTTCCCCACCACCGTCTGGCACGAGAATCTCGGTGATCCGACCCTGGCGGACGCGATCCTTGATCGCGTCCTGCATCACGCCTATCGGATCGAGCTCAAAGGAGAAAGCCTGAGAAGGAAGGACCGAAAAGTGACCGCAGTGAAGCC
Proteins encoded:
- the istB gene encoding IS21-like element helper ATPase IstB, which produces PITHQLRALKLDGMAQAIQEQQEQPQARELSFEERLTLLVDRELAHRDGRTTQRRLLAARLKVQATLEDVDTKHPRGLDSKLLRTLGEGLWIREKRGVIITGPTGVGKTFIGCALAHQACRKGYSAQYAQTGRLLQELILAKGDGRYLKLLSQLAKVQVLILDDWGLDTPTAEGRRILLEILDDRYERGSTIITSQFPTTVWHENLGDPTLADAILDRVLHHAYRIELKGESLRRKDRKVTAVKPEVLD